One Sphingomonas endolithica genomic window, CACCAGCGCGTTCTTGCGCCAGATCAGACACCCCGACAGTTTAAACCCTGCCGACCTGAACGCCGCTCGGAAAGCGAGGCCTTCGGTATCAGCATGAGCAACATAGCAGGGCGCACCGGCCTGCAGAGTCTCGAATGCCACCGACATAGCCTGACCAAGGAAGCTTTGGAACGCATCCGCCTCCATGTTGTCGTTAGCAATCTTGCCCGCCGCACCCTGGTAATCGACATTGTAGGGTGGGTCGGTCCAGCACGCGTTGGCGAGTTGACCGGCCATCAGTACCGCCACCTGATCCGCTGCCGTGCTATCGCCACAGAGCACGCGATGCGCGCCAAGCTGCCAGACGTCACCGACACGCGATACGGGCGTCGGTTGAAGGCATGGAACGTCGTCAGGGTCGGTCAGGAATCGTGACTTCGCAGGATTGAGCGCTTCGAGCTCGGCTTCCGAAAAGCCCGTCAGGTCCATGTCAAAGCCAAGCTCTTCGAGCTCGCACAGTTCGGCCGCGAGTAGCTTCTCATCCCAGCCAGCGTTCAGAGCCAGCTTGTTATCGGCGATAATGTACGCTCGCACCTGCGCGTCAGTCCAGCCGACCGCCTCCAAGGTCGGAACCTCCGCAATACCGAGCTTTTCTGCCGCGAGCAGCCGGCCATGGCCGGCGATGATCCCGTCCGTTTCAGCCCTAATCAGCACCGGAGTCGTCCAACCAAACTCCTGAATAGACCGAGCGATCTGTTGAACCTGCTCGTCCGAATGCGTGCGTGCGTTGCGCGCATAGGGCACGAGGTCAGCAACCGAGCGCAGACGGGGTCGCGATGACGGCCATGCTACTGAATCGGCGATGGCACCGTCGGGAGCGGCACAAGGAGACGAGCCTCGCCCGAATACCACCCGATTGCCCTTTCGTTTACCCGCGAGATTAGTCATCATACCCCCTGGTCGCATTTTTCGTTTTTGCGCTTTTTTTGCCCCTCGCCGGTGTCCGGCGAAAAGCTGCAGGGTTTTTGCCCCCCCCTCCGGGGCACGAGGAGCGCCCGCAAGATCGTGCATTAGCTCAGATCCCGACTGCCACGGGCGAAGGCTGCGAGCGCCGCGAAGCGCTCTGGCCCGTCAGGTAAGCTGCAGAGCCGAGCGTACTCAGCGCGCTCGGCCTCGCTGCTGAGGATTCCCTTTACAGGATTCTGTCCGCCTTTCTGGCTGGCATCATGCCGACAGCTTGGCGGGGTAGTAACGCCAGTTTGACTGCCCTGCCTGGGGCCGATCAGCTTAAAAGCGCGAACGCGCCGACCACGCCGTTCTATAGTGATTTTTTCGATGTGCCCTCCGTTGATCAGCAGCGGCAGCCAACGTGTGACACTGCGTTCGCTCGCACCGATCGCTAAGCCCATGGTCCGATCAGTTTGCCAACAGAGGCTGCTTCGATTGCCGAGAGTGGCCATGTGAGCAATCAAACTGTCCGCACCACGACAGCCGGTGCGTATGGCGCGCGCGTGATCAACAAGTCTATACTTGGTCGAGGCGAGGGGACGATGCTTGGAGTGTTGATCTGAGCTCATGCCCAACACCGCGCATCACTGTGATTGCGCGCTTCATACGCCTTTATGTCGGACAGGCTATATCGCACCGCACCTCCGATAGAGATCCAGGGCGGACCACCCATCGCTTGGAGGGGACGCCCCTTATCGCGATATCTGTGCCCTTGGAGTGTTCGCTTGCTCACGCCCCAGCGTTCAGCAAGTTGTTCCTCTGTCAAATACGACAGGGTCTCAGCTTCATTGTTTGCCATAATATCTCCAGCGTTGCTACGCTGGTCGACTCAAGTACACGCTATTCGACGATGATCTAGAACCCAGCGGTCCCATCAAAAAAATGGGCGTGACCAGCGGTCCCAGACCTTGAAAATTTCTGTGGATAACTTTGGCAACCATCTGCCTGCCCGCCGGATGGAGCGAGCGTTTTCTTCCCCGATCGCGAGCTGATCCCCCGCCGGGATGATGGATCCCGAAGGCCGCTCAGACCCGTTTGCTGTCATTCAGCGGCATCTTTCCCCTTCCCGGAAGCGGACGCTTGTTCATCTCGGCAGGTATGAGCTGGGCGCAGGTGGCGGGCTTGCAATGGATGGCTGGCCATCTCCTACGCAGCACGCGATCTGACGCGGACTTCTGACACCTTGAATTCTGCGGAAAACAGCCGTTTGCGAGTTGGTGTCACAACCGACGGTTGTGACACCAACTGATCAGCCACCCGCTGCTGCTATGACCCACAATTGGCCATTCAGCCGTGCTCGAGAGCTCCTCCAAACCAGCCGCAAGTTCATGTCCGTCGTATGGCAGTTATCAGGCCTCGCCGCTGAGAAGGTACATCCGCTCGAGATACGGATCCGATCACGCCGTTGCAGGAATAATCCTTAGCGCGCGTTGCAGCGCGACGGCGCGGACCTCGCGCTCTTCGTCGAAGGTCATAAGCGACAGATCGAGAGGGATTCCGAGGACGTCCTCGTCGATCACCGCACGTAGCCGATCTGCCCGTTCGTCGGACGGGCACAGGATCAGCAGGTCGATATCCGCAGCTCCGGCTTCGTCACGCCCGATAGAGCCGAACAGGTACCATTCGGTGTCGTCGGCGAGGGGGCCGAGCGCTGACGCGATGTCGCGCAGCGCCGCAATGCGGCGCGCGCGATTCACTGGCCGAGACGACGCATCAGGTCGCGAAACATCATCGTCTCGGCACCCATCGACACGGCCGCTGCGGTCGCGGCCGAAGTGACATCACCGTAGCTCGACATCTTAAGCGCGATGTCGAACGTCCCGAATTTCGCCCGCGCGCGCCGCACGTCTTCGGCGCTCATGCTATATGCGTCGATCAGCGCGATCGTAAGTGCCGGACCCAAGTAGCGCTCGGCAATAAACACCGCGTCATAGAGCCTGGTAAGGTTCCTGACGTTGCCGTGCTGACCGATCGCGTCTTCGAAAAATCCGAACTCTTTGTTGCGATATCCCCACAGATTCCCTTGGCGGGCGGCACGGCCGAGATCGCCGAGCGAGCCGAAGCCCGCGGGCACGGCTTGGACCATCGATATTGCTGGTCCGCTCCAGGTCGCGCTTGACGGAATATTG contains:
- a CDS encoding nucleotidyltransferase domain-containing protein, with amino-acid sequence MNRARRIAALRDIASALGPLADDTEWYLFGSIGRDEAGAADIDLLILCPSDERADRLRAVIDEDVLGIPLDLSLMTFDEEREVRAVALQRALRIIPATA
- a CDS encoding site-specific DNA-methyltransferase — protein: MTNLAGKRKGNRVVFGRGSSPCAAPDGAIADSVAWPSSRPRLRSVADLVPYARNARTHSDEQVQQIARSIQEFGWTTPVLIRAETDGIIAGHGRLLAAEKLGIAEVPTLEAVGWTDAQVRAYIIADNKLALNAGWDEKLLAAELCELEELGFDMDLTGFSEAELEALNPAKSRFLTDPDDVPCLQPTPVSRVGDVWQLGAHRVLCGDSTAADQVAVLMAGQLANACWTDPPYNVDYQGAAGKIANDNMEADAFQSFLGQAMSVAFETLQAGAPCYVAHADTEGLAFRAAFRSAGFKLSGCLIWRKNALVLGRSDYQWQHEPVLYGWKPGARHRWYGGRKATTISELSGSVFSQNADGTILVRVGQESLLVSGTDLKVQPLEPSVLWIDRPARSAEHPTMKPVELIARMLRNSTKTGDTVLDLFGGSGSTLICCETHGRVARLCEIDPRFVDVIVRRWQEFTGQEAVLDGGKHSFASVQHQRAREGQR